One genomic region from Sulfurospirillum oryzae encodes:
- a CDS encoding response regulator, which yields MIKVLIAEDDPRIALLHQSMVEKIANFEVVAIANSISELKEYIGFMSPDLLLLDVYFPDGNGIDFLSWMRSNALHTDVILITAAKEMASLEKSLRYGVFDYLIKPIMFYRFQSSLQKFYDYKEKVISQEELSQSKVDALFNKTLPSEKPLHVGLPKGVDGITLEKILSALHQSESFFSASEIAETLGINRTTARRYLEYLVSEHKVEVDSLYGSVGRPERKYKLKTTE from the coding sequence ATGATTAAAGTTTTGATTGCTGAAGACGATCCAAGAATCGCGCTTTTACACCAAAGCATGGTTGAAAAAATAGCCAACTTTGAAGTGGTTGCCATCGCAAACAGCATCAGCGAACTTAAAGAGTATATCGGATTCATGAGCCCTGATTTGCTTCTTTTAGATGTCTATTTTCCCGATGGTAATGGAATTGATTTTTTAAGCTGGATGCGAAGCAATGCTCTCCACACCGATGTTATCCTCATTACCGCCGCGAAAGAGATGGCATCATTAGAAAAGTCTTTACGGTATGGCGTTTTTGACTATCTTATTAAGCCCATTATGTTTTACCGATTTCAATCCTCTTTGCAAAAATTTTATGACTACAAAGAGAAGGTCATCTCCCAAGAGGAGCTTTCACAGAGCAAAGTCGATGCTTTGTTTAACAAAACGCTACCTTCGGAAAAACCTTTACATGTAGGATTGCCAAAAGGCGTTGATGGCATTACGCTAGAGAAAATTTTAAGTGCCTTACATCAAAGTGAATCTTTTTTTTCTGCAAGCGAAATCGCTGAAACACTAGGCATTAACCGTACAACTGCACGTAGATATTTGGAGTATTTGGTTTCAGAACACAAAGTGGAAGTAGACTCACTGTATGGCTCAGTAGGTCGCCCTGAGCGTAAATACAAGCTCAAGACGACGGAGTAA